A genomic segment from Neodiprion lecontei isolate iyNeoLeco1 chromosome 1, iyNeoLeco1.1, whole genome shotgun sequence encodes:
- the LOC107216651 gene encoding mitogen-activated protein kinase p38a isoform X5: MLKHMNHENVIGLLDVFHPSTSLVDFQHVYLVTHLMGADLNNIVRTQKLSDDHVQFLVYQILRGLKYIHSAGIIHRDLKPSNIAVNEDCELKILDFGLARPTENEMTGYVATRWYRAPEIMLNWMHYNQTVDIWSVGCIMAELLTGRTLFPGTDLAVCKDLRIISEALARADIHQLNLIMEILGTPRDEFMQKISSESARNYIQSLPPLKKKDFKEVFRGANPLAINLLELMLELDAERRITAEQALAHPYLAQYADPTDEPVSLPYDQSFEDMDLPVEKWKELVYHEVVNFVPQQLPASAAEGESTS, from the exons ATGCTGAAACATATGAATCACGAAAAT GTGATTGGCctgctcgatgtattccatccATCCACATCGCTTGTAGATTTCCAGCATGT GTATTTAGTAACACACTTGATGGGAGCTGATTTGAACAATATTGTGAGAACTCAGAAGCTAAGCGACGACcatgtacaatttttagtcTATCAGATACTTCGTGGcttgaaatatattcattcTGCAGGAATAATTCACAGG GATTTGAAACCGTCAAACATTGCCGTCAACGAAGATTGTGAGTTGAAGATCTTGGACTTTGGTTTAGCACGGCCAACAGAGAATGAAATGACGGGATATGTGGCAACCAGGTGGTACAGAGCTCCTGAAATAATGCTCAACTGGATGCATTACAATCAAACTG TTGATATTTGGTCCGTTGGATGTATAATGGCTGAACTACTAACTGGCAGGACACTATTCCCAGGAACAGATC TCGCGGTTTGCAAAGACTTGCGTATTATCAGTGAAGCCTTAGCAAGAGCAGATATTCATCAGTTGAACCTTATTATGGAGATTCTGGGGACTCCGCGAGATGAGTTCATGCAGAAAATATCATCAGAGTCT GCTCGAAATTATATACAGAGTTTACCACCGCTTAAAAAGAAGGATTTCAAGGAAGTATTTCGCGGAGCAAATCCTCTGG CAATCAACCTATTGGAACTAATGCTAGAGTTGGATGCTGAAAGAAGAATAACAGCAGAACAAGCTTTGGCACATCCATACCTTGCTCAATACGCAGATCCTACCGATGAGCCTGTATCTTTACCCTATGATCAGAGTTTCGAAGACATGGATCTACCTGTAGAGAAATGGAAGG AACTAGTTTACCACGAGGTTGTGAATTTTGTCCCACAACAGTTGCCGGCATCAGCTGCTGAGGGGGAATCGACATCCTAG
- the LOC107216651 gene encoding mitogen-activated protein kinase p38b isoform X1, giving the protein MSEMPRFHKIEINRTEWEVPERYQMLTPVGSGAYGQVCSAVDTTNGQKVAIKKLARPFQSAVHAKRTYRELRMLKHMNHENVIGLLDVFHPSTSLVDFQHVYLVTHLMGADLNNIVRTQKLSDDHVQFLVYQILRGLKYIHSAGIIHRDLKPSNIAVNEDCELKILDFGLARPTENEMTGYVATRWYRAPEIMLNWMHYNQTVDIWSVGCIMAELLTGRTLFPGTDLAVCKDLRIISEALARADIHQLNLIMEILGTPRDEFMQKISSESARNYIQSLPPLKKKDFKEVFRGANPLAINLLELMLELDAERRITAEQALAHPYLAQYADPTDEPVSLPYDQSFEDMDLPVEKWKELVYHEVVNFVPQQLPASAAEGESTS; this is encoded by the exons TTCAGCTGTAGATACAACCAATGGGCAAAAGGTTGCTATCAAAAAATTGGCAAGGCCGTTTCAATCGGCAGTACATGCCAAAAGAACATATCGAGAATTACGTATGCTGAAACATATGAATCACGAAAAT GTGATTGGCctgctcgatgtattccatccATCCACATCGCTTGTAGATTTCCAGCATGT GTATTTAGTAACACACTTGATGGGAGCTGATTTGAACAATATTGTGAGAACTCAGAAGCTAAGCGACGACcatgtacaatttttagtcTATCAGATACTTCGTGGcttgaaatatattcattcTGCAGGAATAATTCACAGG GATTTGAAACCGTCAAACATTGCCGTCAACGAAGATTGTGAGTTGAAGATCTTGGACTTTGGTTTAGCACGGCCAACAGAGAATGAAATGACGGGATATGTGGCAACCAGGTGGTACAGAGCTCCTGAAATAATGCTCAACTGGATGCATTACAATCAAACTG TTGATATTTGGTCCGTTGGATGTATAATGGCTGAACTACTAACTGGCAGGACACTATTCCCAGGAACAGATC TCGCGGTTTGCAAAGACTTGCGTATTATCAGTGAAGCCTTAGCAAGAGCAGATATTCATCAGTTGAACCTTATTATGGAGATTCTGGGGACTCCGCGAGATGAGTTCATGCAGAAAATATCATCAGAGTCT GCTCGAAATTATATACAGAGTTTACCACCGCTTAAAAAGAAGGATTTCAAGGAAGTATTTCGCGGAGCAAATCCTCTGG CAATCAACCTATTGGAACTAATGCTAGAGTTGGATGCTGAAAGAAGAATAACAGCAGAACAAGCTTTGGCACATCCATACCTTGCTCAATACGCAGATCCTACCGATGAGCCTGTATCTTTACCCTATGATCAGAGTTTCGAAGACATGGATCTACCTGTAGAGAAATGGAAGG AACTAGTTTACCACGAGGTTGTGAATTTTGTCCCACAACAGTTGCCGGCATCAGCTGCTGAGGGGGAATCGACATCCTAG